From Candidatus Pantoea bituminis, one genomic window encodes:
- a CDS encoding (R)-mandelonitrile lyase — MTRHLRYLGLLLPLFTFSSWAAEQNITVPIAPAGSQNAVYGPAENFTGRVRVDPLFKPDNDITVSGAYVTFEPGARSAWHTHPAGQRLIVTSGVGLTQQEGQPVQVIRAGDVVSCPAGVKHWHGAAPGSAMTHLAITGIVDGKSVNWMEKVTDEQYHAH; from the coding sequence ATGACTCGACATTTACGTTACCTCGGGCTGTTGCTCCCCCTTTTTACTTTTTCATCCTGGGCAGCGGAGCAAAATATCACTGTCCCTATTGCCCCCGCCGGAAGTCAGAACGCCGTTTACGGGCCAGCAGAAAATTTTACCGGCCGCGTCCGGGTTGATCCTCTTTTCAAGCCCGATAATGACATTACTGTTTCAGGTGCTTATGTCACGTTTGAGCCAGGTGCTCGTTCCGCCTGGCATACGCACCCGGCAGGCCAGCGGCTGATTGTGACCTCAGGTGTTGGACTCACTCAACAAGAAGGCCAGCCGGTGCAGGTTATCCGAGCTGGTGACGTTGTCTCTTGCCCGGCAGGCGTCAAACACTGGCACGGGGCTGCGCCCGGCAGCGCGATGACGCATCTGGCGATAACCGGGATTGTGGATGGCAAAAGCGTTAACTGGATGGAGAAAGTGACAGATGAACAATACCACGCCCATTAA
- a CDS encoding heavy metal sensor histidine kinase, with the protein MLKRSISVHLAVMFALSALLIVSVIGILLRSSLHDSLQKQMHNELLFRESLMSPWITARTSADGWSMLANKFTVLTNSEGERVRYWIVSDNPRFSMGGAPPVGVKWSSLREGFNKVPGASEGACSLFLLVKTIPANGERPELRYVVAIDSTPYMGTLDTFTRTLLIIAALGVVIVALLGYIVSRIGLRPVRTLSKQARHLAPGDHGQRLNTKALPEELQHLASSFNGVLERQEIAWRQLESFNADVAHELRTPLTNLIGQTQLGLSRRRSQDELEELLGSNLEELERMTSIVNDMLFLSHAHAGEHASQLAQVSLREETLKTAEYVDPSFAEKQLSLDVEGEVTAHIDRRLFHRSLANLLENSARHSPSKSTVTVRLSENNNLAYVEVSNPGDPIAPEHLHRLFERFYRVDTSRARSDTHHGLGLSIVRAVAIMHRGEVFARSEEGVNTFGLTFAMQPDNEGGSARAGTPGIRLTDTIVRRSSA; encoded by the coding sequence ATGCTTAAGCGTTCCATCTCCGTTCACCTGGCGGTGATGTTTGCCTTATCTGCGCTGCTGATTGTGTCCGTTATCGGTATCCTGCTGCGAAGTTCACTCCATGATTCTCTGCAAAAGCAGATGCACAACGAACTGTTGTTCCGGGAATCATTAATGAGTCCATGGATCACCGCACGAACCTCGGCTGACGGCTGGTCTATGCTGGCCAATAAATTTACCGTGCTAACCAATTCCGAAGGTGAGCGCGTTCGCTACTGGATAGTGAGCGATAATCCACGCTTTAGCATGGGTGGAGCGCCACCAGTGGGTGTTAAGTGGTCTTCTTTGCGGGAGGGCTTTAATAAAGTGCCCGGCGCATCGGAAGGTGCGTGCTCACTGTTCCTGTTAGTGAAAACTATACCCGCGAACGGTGAAAGGCCTGAGCTGCGCTATGTGGTTGCCATCGACTCCACGCCTTACATGGGAACACTCGATACATTCACACGTACACTGCTGATCATTGCTGCACTGGGCGTAGTGATTGTCGCCTTGCTGGGATACATCGTCTCAAGGATCGGGCTTCGTCCGGTTAGGACTCTCAGTAAACAGGCCCGGCATCTCGCACCGGGAGACCATGGCCAGCGCCTGAATACCAAGGCATTACCTGAAGAATTGCAGCATTTAGCCTCATCTTTCAACGGTGTGTTAGAGCGTCAGGAAATCGCCTGGCGACAGCTCGAAAGCTTTAACGCCGATGTTGCTCATGAACTCCGTACACCGCTGACTAACCTGATTGGTCAGACGCAACTGGGTCTCTCACGCCGACGTTCGCAGGATGAACTGGAAGAGTTACTCGGTTCAAATCTTGAGGAGCTTGAACGCATGACGTCGATAGTTAACGACATGCTGTTCCTGTCCCATGCGCACGCGGGTGAACATGCTTCCCAGCTTGCCCAGGTATCCCTGCGGGAGGAAACCCTGAAAACAGCGGAGTATGTTGACCCCTCTTTTGCTGAAAAACAGCTTTCGCTGGACGTTGAGGGCGAAGTCACCGCGCATATCGACAGGCGACTGTTCCACCGTTCACTGGCTAATTTACTGGAAAATAGCGCAAGACATTCACCATCCAAAAGCACGGTTACTGTGCGGTTAAGTGAAAACAATAATCTGGCGTATGTTGAAGTTTCTAACCCTGGCGACCCGATAGCACCAGAGCATTTACATCGGCTTTTCGAGCGCTTTTATCGCGTCGACACCTCCAGAGCCCGGAGTGATACCCATCATGGGCTGGGTTTATCAATCGTACGTGCCGTTGCCATTATGCATCGGGGAGAAGTCTTTGCGCGAAGCGAAGAAGGCGTCAATACCTTTGGACTGACCTTTGCAATGCAACCGGATAACGAAGGCGGCAGTGCGCGCGCCGGGACGCCGGGAATAAGGTTAACTGACACAATTGTCAGGAGGTCGTCAGCCTGA
- a CDS encoding heavy metal response regulator transcription factor has protein sequence MRLLLVEDEEKTSTYLSRALGESGFTVDVSADGSEGLHYALEFDYDAIILDVMLPGMDGYRVLEGVRATKQTPVLMLSARGSVDERVKGLRLGADDYLPKPFSLIELVARIQALVRRRSTDGADITQLHIHDLHLDLLARRVLRAGTRLELTAKEFSLLSLLARHQGEILSKMMIAEQIWDMNFDSDANVVEVAIKRLRAKVDAPFDVKLLHTVRGMGYVLEVRTE, from the coding sequence ATGCGTCTGTTGTTAGTTGAGGATGAAGAAAAAACGTCAACCTATCTCAGCCGTGCGCTGGGTGAATCCGGATTTACGGTGGATGTCTCTGCTGATGGATCTGAAGGTCTTCATTACGCGCTGGAATTCGACTACGACGCGATAATCCTTGATGTGATGTTACCGGGAATGGATGGCTACCGGGTTCTCGAAGGTGTGCGGGCGACTAAACAGACTCCTGTGCTGATGCTTTCGGCACGGGGATCGGTTGACGAGCGCGTTAAAGGCCTTCGTCTTGGCGCGGATGATTATCTGCCCAAGCCTTTTTCGCTTATTGAACTGGTTGCACGCATTCAGGCACTGGTGCGTCGCCGCTCCACGGATGGCGCAGATATAACCCAACTGCATATTCACGATCTGCATCTCGACTTACTGGCTCGCCGGGTATTACGCGCCGGAACACGACTGGAACTGACTGCGAAAGAGTTTTCCCTGTTGAGCCTTCTGGCCCGGCATCAGGGCGAGATTCTGTCAAAGATGATGATTGCTGAGCAGATATGGGACATGAATTTTGACAGTGATGCCAACGTGGTTGAAGTCGCCATTAAACGTCTGCGAGCCAAAGTTGATGCTCCGTTTGACGTCAAATTGCTGCATACCGTTCGTGGTATGGGGTATGTCCTCGAAGTCCGGACTGAATAA
- a CDS encoding nitroreductase family protein — MSSREPSFHEVVKNRHSARAFLPSPIPNDVLYDILHEAQCAPSNCNTQPWSLHIVAGEKLNELSHALTTDLKVGSYSLDFTFDKEAYPNPFRQRASEQGDRTTRHWELRVVII, encoded by the coding sequence ATGAGTTCGCGAGAACCTTCATTCCATGAAGTTGTAAAAAACAGACACTCGGCAAGAGCCTTTCTTCCATCGCCTATTCCCAACGATGTTCTCTATGACATTTTGCATGAAGCGCAATGCGCACCATCAAATTGCAACACTCAGCCCTGGTCCCTGCATATCGTAGCGGGGGAAAAGCTTAACGAATTAAGTCATGCACTGACTACAGATCTAAAGGTCGGAAGCTACTCTCTTGATTTTACTTTCGATAAAGAAGCCTATCCCAATCCGTTCAGGCAACGAGCTTCAGAGCAGGGAGATCGTACTACCAGGCACTGGGAGTTGCGCGTGGTGATAATTTGA
- a CDS encoding nitroreductase family protein, whose protein sequence is MSRSEVVERNVKFFGAPHVALLFIPAVGDNVRVASDAGMYAQTFLLSLEARGYAGVPQAVLSYFAQTVRRILNIPENFKLLYGISFGIPDKNHPSLSYREGRVSVEDSVIWHR, encoded by the coding sequence TTGAGTCGTTCAGAAGTGGTCGAACGCAACGTTAAGTTTTTCGGAGCACCCCATGTAGCCCTATTGTTCATTCCTGCTGTAGGGGACAACGTTCGCGTTGCCTCCGATGCCGGTATGTATGCACAAACATTCCTTCTTTCACTGGAGGCTCGCGGTTATGCCGGAGTACCGCAGGCAGTACTGAGTTACTTTGCGCAAACGGTGCGCCGGATCCTAAATATACCGGAGAATTTCAAGCTGCTTTACGGCATTTCGTTTGGTATTCCAGACAAAAACCATCCCTCTCTGAGTTACAGGGAAGGACGGGTTTCTGTTGAAGATAGTGTCATCTGGCATCGATAA
- a CDS encoding DUF4174 domain-containing protein, which translates to MATLSLLLCTASQAVDITLFRPLTPETASLNQYQWQYRPVVIFAPSETDLNYVHQMAMLEKSKAELAERDIIVLSDTSHASKGHLRAQLKPAGFEVVLIGKDGGMKIRETKPISSEDLLSTIDRMPMRKANLD; encoded by the coding sequence ATGGCCACATTATCTCTGCTGTTGTGCACGGCTTCTCAGGCGGTTGACATCACTCTGTTTCGTCCTTTAACGCCTGAAACCGCCAGTCTGAATCAGTATCAGTGGCAATATCGGCCCGTTGTGATCTTTGCCCCTTCGGAGACAGACCTGAATTATGTTCACCAAATGGCGATGCTGGAAAAGAGCAAAGCTGAGCTAGCCGAGCGCGATATTATCGTACTGAGCGATACTTCCCATGCCTCAAAAGGACACCTACGCGCTCAACTAAAACCCGCCGGGTTTGAAGTTGTGCTTATTGGCAAAGATGGCGGTATGAAAATACGGGAAACAAAACCGATAAGTTCAGAGGATTTGCTCTCCACCATTGACAGAATGCCGATGCGTAAAGCCAATCTGGACTGA
- a CDS encoding amidohydrolase family protein — protein MSYLLADGWIITMNPQREILEQASLVIEDDRISAIGTRTALAKAYPEAETVDCRERIIMPGMVNTHTHLFQTLLKGLGDDMVLKKWFACMTGPSAVALTEEDVFAAALHGCIESLRSGVTSLVDFMYAHPKPGLTAKVIEAFEISGIRGHVCRGFLTSGAEHGIPTELIETPEQALADARAVIHKYHRPDGRVKVGIAPSMIWALDEKVLRGTRKLADETGVMITTHVAETDFEIEQAKLRFQATDTEFLSEIGFLGSDVLAVHCVQCSSRDIRALKHHDTRVSHNPCSNLYLASGVPPIPEMLAAGLTVGLGSDGPASSNNHSLFQAMKVAALMQKGVHRDPTIMTAEKVLEMATIDGARAIGLDHLVGSLEPGKRADVVIVDTRHPAMTPIHHPVSSLVYSALGHEVSDVFVDGKWLLRDGEFTHLDQREVMARSQRAAHSLAVRTGNNKQRQWRSSAF, from the coding sequence ATGAGCTACTTGCTTGCTGATGGCTGGATCATCACCATGAACCCGCAGCGTGAAATCTTAGAACAAGCCAGTCTGGTGATTGAAGATGACAGGATCAGTGCGATTGGAACACGGACAGCGCTGGCAAAAGCTTATCCAGAAGCAGAAACCGTTGATTGCCGTGAACGCATTATCATGCCGGGCATGGTCAATACCCATACGCATCTGTTTCAAACCCTGTTGAAGGGATTGGGTGATGATATGGTGCTCAAAAAGTGGTTTGCCTGCATGACGGGTCCGAGTGCTGTTGCGCTCACTGAAGAGGACGTTTTCGCTGCTGCGCTGCATGGTTGCATTGAATCGCTGCGCTCCGGCGTGACATCACTGGTTGATTTTATGTACGCGCATCCCAAACCGGGCCTGACGGCGAAAGTCATTGAAGCATTTGAAATCAGTGGAATACGTGGACACGTTTGCCGAGGTTTCCTTACCAGCGGTGCTGAACATGGCATCCCGACAGAATTGATTGAAACGCCGGAACAGGCGTTGGCAGATGCCCGGGCAGTGATCCACAAATACCATCGCCCTGATGGGCGCGTAAAAGTCGGTATTGCGCCCAGTATGATTTGGGCACTGGATGAAAAGGTGCTGAGAGGGACGCGCAAGCTGGCAGATGAAACAGGCGTTATGATCACCACCCATGTGGCCGAAACTGACTTCGAAATCGAACAGGCAAAGCTGCGCTTTCAGGCAACAGATACTGAATTTCTCAGCGAAATTGGTTTTCTTGGTTCCGATGTGCTGGCGGTTCATTGTGTGCAGTGCAGCTCCCGCGATATCCGCGCCTTAAAACATCATGACACTCGCGTTTCACACAATCCTTGCAGCAACCTTTATCTCGCATCTGGCGTGCCGCCCATCCCGGAAATGCTGGCGGCGGGTTTAACCGTGGGTTTAGGTTCAGATGGTCCTGCCAGCAGCAATAATCACAGCCTGTTTCAGGCCATGAAAGTCGCCGCTTTGATGCAAAAAGGAGTCCATCGCGATCCCACCATCATGACCGCTGAAAAGGTGCTGGAAATGGCAACCATTGATGGGGCGCGTGCAATTGGTCTTGATCATCTTGTCGGCTCACTTGAACCTGGCAAGCGTGCTGATGTTGTCATTGTCGATACGCGTCATCCGGCAATGACACCCATCCATCATCCGGTCTCATCTCTTGTTTATTCTGCTCTGGGGCATGAAGTCAGTGATGTCTTTGTTGATGGTAAATGGCTATTGCGAGACGGAGAATTCACGCATCTTGATCAGAGAGAAGTCATGGCGCGTTCACAACGGGCAGCGCATTCTCTGGCGGTACGTACCGGCAACAACAAGCAACGCCAATGGCGCTCATCCGCATTCTAG
- a CDS encoding cysteine hydrolase family protein has product MKDFQSSSEAVSQSRWMQKIYPCCRESNMPAYVLGSTQQNQWRVSPEVVDTLRPTRQSRSATLETRNRSVIIDLNRSALVVVDMQNDFCHPDGWLGNLGVDINPARAPISPLQQLLPTLREADVPIIWLNWGNRPDKLNLSPALLHVYNPQGDGIGLGDPLPISGAPVLEAGSWAAAVVDELKPSEDDIHVNKYRMSGFQDTELDSILRNLDVTTLLFAGVNVDQCVLCTLQDANFRGYDCLLLEDCSATTSPDYCRDATLYNVQQCFGFVVNSTEILHQLKAD; this is encoded by the coding sequence ATGAAGGATTTTCAGAGCTCATCCGAAGCGGTGAGTCAGTCACGCTGGATGCAGAAGATTTATCCGTGTTGTCGGGAGAGTAATATGCCAGCGTATGTATTAGGCAGCACCCAACAAAACCAGTGGCGGGTCTCGCCGGAGGTGGTCGATACGCTTCGGCCCACAAGACAATCGCGATCCGCTACGCTTGAGACGCGTAATCGTTCTGTGATTATCGATCTAAACCGCAGCGCACTGGTGGTGGTGGATATGCAGAATGATTTTTGTCATCCCGATGGCTGGCTGGGCAACCTGGGCGTTGATATCAATCCCGCCCGCGCGCCGATTTCGCCGCTGCAACAGTTACTTCCGACGTTAAGAGAGGCTGATGTCCCGATCATTTGGCTTAACTGGGGCAACCGGCCGGACAAATTGAATCTGAGCCCCGCCCTGCTTCACGTCTACAACCCACAAGGTGACGGCATTGGGCTGGGCGATCCGCTTCCGATTTCTGGTGCACCTGTATTGGAAGCGGGCAGTTGGGCAGCGGCAGTGGTTGATGAACTGAAGCCCAGTGAAGATGATATTCACGTAAACAAGTACCGTATGTCCGGCTTTCAGGATACCGAACTCGATAGCATCTTGCGTAATCTGGATGTCACTACGCTGCTGTTCGCTGGCGTCAATGTCGATCAGTGCGTGCTCTGTACGTTACAGGACGCCAATTTCCGCGGTTATGACTGTCTGCTGCTAGAAGATTGCAGCGCCACCACCTCTCCGGACTATTGCCGTGATGCAACGCTTTACAACGTGCAGCAGTGCTTTGGCTTCGTGGTCAACTCCACTGAAATCCTTCACCAACTTAAGGCAGATTAA
- a CDS encoding cupin domain-containing protein, giving the protein MLHGEGIARCNDEEVTIKKGDSLLLHPGNDHAIRNTGTGKLYTLTVMTPNEGFSELIRSGESVTLDAEDLSVLSGE; this is encoded by the coding sequence GTGCTGCACGGTGAAGGGATTGCCCGCTGTAACGATGAGGAGGTAACCATCAAAAAAGGCGACTCGCTGTTACTTCACCCTGGCAACGATCACGCCATTCGCAACACGGGTACAGGAAAACTGTATACGCTAACGGTGATGACACCCAATGAAGGATTTTCAGAGCTCATCCGAAGCGGTGAGTCAGTCACGCTGGATGCAGAAGATTTATCCGTGTTGTCGGGAGAGTAA
- a CDS encoding ABC transporter permease yields the protein MSALANLDTAFFISWLAAAIRLAGPVLLAALGEIYAERSGVLNIGIEGTILMGALTSYMTAVASGSTALGFIAGGVGGLIVGCVLAALYLRAHASQIVVGIVFNIFAAGLATWIYALVMGTASSPTIPMLEPWHIPLLSSLPFIGPIFFQQPLPLYLTLILAIVAHYGLFHTRFGLSLRAVGENPRAAHAAGLNVLKIRTWGVLFSCVGAGLAGGYLVTAQIGLFRDNIVSGQGFIALAIVIFGR from the coding sequence ATGAGCGCATTGGCAAACCTCGATACGGCATTTTTTATCAGTTGGCTGGCTGCGGCAATTCGCCTTGCCGGGCCAGTGCTACTGGCCGCACTGGGAGAAATCTATGCCGAACGGTCTGGCGTATTAAACATTGGTATTGAAGGCACCATTTTAATGGGCGCATTGACCAGCTATATGACGGCTGTCGCCAGCGGCTCGACCGCACTCGGGTTTATCGCAGGCGGCGTAGGCGGACTCATCGTCGGTTGCGTGCTTGCCGCCCTCTATTTACGCGCCCATGCCAGTCAGATTGTAGTTGGCATAGTCTTCAATATTTTTGCTGCGGGTCTCGCGACTTGGATCTACGCGCTGGTTATGGGTACGGCCTCATCGCCGACGATTCCTATGCTCGAACCCTGGCATATACCGCTACTTTCGTCATTGCCGTTTATCGGCCCGATCTTTTTTCAGCAGCCGCTGCCGCTTTATCTGACGTTGATACTGGCGATAGTGGCGCACTATGGCCTGTTCCATACCCGCTTTGGCCTCTCTTTACGGGCCGTGGGAGAAAATCCTCGTGCTGCACACGCTGCGGGTCTCAATGTGTTGAAAATCCGCACCTGGGGCGTGCTGTTTTCCTGCGTGGGTGCCGGACTGGCGGGCGGCTATCTGGTTACCGCACAAATTGGTTTGTTTCGCGACAACATCGTTAGTGGGCAAGGTTTTATCGCGCTGGCCATTGTGATATTTGGCCGCTAG
- a CDS encoding ABC transporter permease, which translates to MLLAAFLAGAIWAGWVGALRVRFGGNDVLISLMANYVAVFIVQYLVSGPMRAPGDLPQTPRLPVESWLPFVMSGMRAHWGIAIALVATLFVFWLLRATPAGYEIKVAGLNLRAARYGGIDVNRRQMGAIFLGGGLAALAGLCAVLGVQHRLMEGISGGVGFIGVVVALLARLNPLLVIPTAILYGGLEVGGSAMQRQTGLPTSVVLILQSLVVLLILAGDMLRYYRLRIPGLNKRRCQLA; encoded by the coding sequence GTGTTGCTCGCCGCCTTTCTGGCCGGCGCAATCTGGGCCGGCTGGGTGGGCGCCTTGCGCGTACGCTTTGGCGGAAATGATGTACTGATCTCACTGATGGCCAATTATGTGGCGGTATTTATTGTGCAGTATCTGGTCTCTGGGCCAATGCGCGCGCCAGGAGATTTGCCACAGACCCCGCGTCTGCCGGTGGAGAGCTGGCTGCCCTTCGTGATGAGCGGTATGCGCGCCCACTGGGGCATTGCTATTGCGCTGGTCGCCACGCTGTTTGTGTTTTGGCTCTTGCGCGCGACGCCTGCCGGTTATGAGATAAAAGTGGCTGGCCTTAATCTTCGCGCAGCCCGATATGGCGGCATTGATGTAAATCGTCGTCAAATGGGTGCCATTTTCCTTGGCGGTGGCCTGGCGGCATTGGCCGGTCTTTGCGCCGTACTCGGCGTTCAACACCGATTAATGGAAGGCATCTCTGGCGGGGTCGGATTTATTGGCGTCGTTGTGGCTCTGTTGGCACGACTAAATCCCTTGTTGGTGATTCCCACAGCCATTCTTTATGGCGGTCTCGAAGTTGGCGGTAGCGCAATGCAGCGGCAAACCGGTTTACCCACCTCGGTGGTACTGATCCTGCAAAGTCTGGTGGTGTTACTGATTTTGGCAGGTGATATGTTGCGCTATTACCGATTGCGCATACCCGGCCTGAATAAGCGACGTTGTCAGCTCGCGTAG